DNA from Krasilnikovia cinnamomea:
CCGTTCGCTGTCGGCGCCTGGGTCGCCGCCCACGGTGATGCGCCGATTGTCGCGCGCAGGGCGGCCCGGGTCGCTGCGGACTCCAACCGGGCACCGGCGCTGGCGAGCGCGCCGAGCCGGAGCGGCGGTTCGATGGGCCGGCCCGGCGAGGTGTTGGCGCTGCTCATCGAGTTTGTCCAGCTGATATCCGCCGGCCAGCACGCGCAGCATCTCGGCGGTGGGCCGGAACTGCCAGCCGGCCAGAACGCCCAGGTGCCACAGCAGGGCGCGGCCGACGCGTGCTCTGCCTCGGCGGGGACTGCCCAGACCGGACCTGCCGCCCGCACGAGGTGCACACCAGCTCGGGTCAGTTCGATGACCTCGTGTTTGATCGCAGTGAGTGACGAGCGGGCTGGCTCGGCAAACCCTGCAAACGTGCCAGCCGTGCCCGGTGCGCACCAGCGGCCCGGCGGGGCGGATCATCGAGCGGTCCAGGTGCCGCCGCCGTGGTGCGTCCAGGGTGCCTACGTCACACACGCCCAGCACCGTGCCGGTAGCCATGCCGACGTTCGCGTGCGGCCCGCGCTGGCACCACTAGCTGCGCTGGCCGACCCCCGTCAGCCGCGCCTACTACGCCGCAAACGGGCCCAAGGCAAACGGCACAACGCCGCCCTCATCTGCCTCGGCCGCCGCCGCTGCGACGTCGTATTCGCCATGCTCCGAGACAACGCCCCTACCAGCCGCGGCCGGTTCTCGCCCTGCCATCACCGGCATGATCGAACTGGACAGGTCAGTGGCCGCGACCCCCGCCGAGGGGAAAGCCGTGTCCCCAGTGCACGTCCGGCATGGCGTATACCGCCTGCACCACTACCGCCTGCACCACCCCTGGGCAGCGTCGCCACATTCGCCACCTGCTGCAGCGCCTGGTCACCAGGCGCTGCATGCACCGGCGGAGGCGAGAACGACGCCAGGCACTCGCATCGGCCCCTATGCGGGGAATCAGCCATCGATTCGACCTGTCCGGGACCAGTTCGGTCATGACGGCCTCCCGCCAGCGGTGAGCTGGGCCGACACGGCGGGCGTGGGGGAATGGCTCCATCAATCCTGCCAAGGTTCGGGCCCCGGCGGCAGGGGTGAGCGGCCCCCGGGCGGCAGCCGCCATGGCCCGTCTGTAGGCGTCGGCCGGGTCACGGTGGACCCGCCGGCCGGACATACCATCGATCGGGACCTGCGTCCCTGGCAGCGGTCCATACCTGGGCGGAACATGACAGTAACGCCCACCGGCGCAGAGGTGAGACACCTCGGTAGCGGGCAGGGGCGAGCGGCACGCCGACCGGCGAGTCACCGCCCCGAGGTTGGATTACCCGCCATCGGGCAGCCGGCTAGCCCGCCGGTGGGTGTGGGCTTGCTCGGGGATGGAACGGATGAGCGGACCACGACGGGTTGCGACGGCCGACGTGGAGGTGGTTGCTCACGGCGGCGTCCCCGTGGACCTGGTGGACCAGGCCCGCGCGAAGGTTCTCCGGGTCTGTGCGAAGCAGCCGACGAAGTGATCTGCCTGCAGCGCCCTATGGCGGTCCGGCGGTGGGGGAGTACTACGACGACTTCCGGTCCACGCGGACCGGGTGGTCACCGCGTACTGGACCGAGCGTCGGCGACCCACGAAGTGGAGACCGCTGCGGCACGGCGCGGCGCGCGTACGCGGCGTGACGCGGTTCGCCGCTGAGCACTTCATCGCCATCTGGCCACCGGCCGCCGGTCCGTCGGCGGCCGAGCCTGGGTCAGGATAGTCATTGCGGCCGACCGGTGGTCGCGCGAGGTTCCTCGTGTGGGTTCCGGGCCGGGGGGAGCCCGAGCCCTTCGCAGAAGCCCGGATGCACAGCCGGGAGCCGCCGCATCCGCCATGACCGGTCGGCCGGGCGCGTACCGTCAGCTCGCTCAAGGAACAGGCGCTCGACCGGAATTCGCCGCGATGACCTCATGCGCGTCGACCCTCGGCACGAGTAGTACCGGGCAGCAGGCGTGCACCGCAACCTGCTGGCTCACCCTGCCGAGCAGGCAAGGACTTTGCGAGGGTTTGCTGCGGGTGCCGACAATCAGCAGTGTGGCGTCGCGCGCGAGGATGAGCAGCATGGTTGCTGGGTCGCCGACGGCAATGTGCAGTCTGATGTAGGGCGACGGCACGGGCATCCCGATGAAGTCGCTCACCCGTCGTCGCATCTGGTCACGGGTCTCGGACAGGTTGGGGTGCCGTGCCGGGACTCGCTGCGCCGTGGGGGTGTGAACGCAGAGGATACGGCGCTCCGCGGTTCGGTGCTGATGTCAAGGACGTGTTCCACCTGCAGGCTTGTGCCGTGCCGGGCGGCCTGGTCCGTTGCGGCGGCTACGACCTGCTCATCATGGGCGTGGCCGTCCACAGCGGCCAATACCGGGCCTGCTCCTGAACGGTGTGCGAACGAAGGGGTCATGGTCCCCACGTTGGCTGGGTTTCCCCTCACGGCCAATTAGGGACCGTAGCGTTGCCGCGCGTCATGCATCGCCGCGACATAACGGGAGCGTTCAAACCCGGCCTGGTCGGGCTCCACCGGTACCCGCAGCCTGCCACGCAGGTCGGCCACGGACTGGAAGCCCTTGCGGTCCATCCAGTCGCGCAGGCCGTCCAGCATGACCCGCGCGTACCCGGGGTCGTGACGCAGCAGCGCCGAGGCCGTCATCACCACGTCGGCGCCGGCAAGCAGGAACTTCACCACGTCGGTCGCGTCCTCGACGCCCGTCGTCGCGGCGAGCGAGGCGCGCACGCGGCCGCTGAGCAGCGCGATCCACGCTCGGGGCAGCCGGGCCTCGACCGGTTGGGACAGCTCGACCACCGCGGTCACCTTCAGCGTCTCGGTGTCCACGTCGGGCTGCATGAACCGGTTGAACAGGACGAGACCGTCGGCGCCGGCCTCG
Protein-coding regions in this window:
- a CDS encoding universal stress protein, producing the protein MSDFIGMPVPSPYIRLHIAVGDPATMLLILARDATLLIVGTRSKPSQSPCLLGRVSQQVAVHACCPVLLVPRVDAHEVIAANSGRAPVP